One Mesorhizobium sp. L-2-11 genomic region harbors:
- the cueR gene encoding Cu(I)-responsive transcriptional regulator — MNVGDAAQRSGLPAKTIRYYEEIGLIRPARAGNGYRDYSGDDIHRLTFLRRARNLGFSIDDCRQLMALYQDRSRASHDVREIAAAHVTAIEEKVRELQSMRSTLQKLIHACHGDDRPDCPILDDIAGASSPGDEVVPAQM, encoded by the coding sequence ATGAATGTCGGAGATGCCGCTCAGCGTTCCGGCCTGCCGGCCAAGACCATTCGCTACTATGAGGAGATCGGCCTGATCCGTCCCGCACGCGCCGGCAATGGCTACCGCGACTATTCGGGCGACGATATCCACCGGCTGACTTTTCTGCGCCGCGCGCGCAATCTCGGCTTTTCCATCGACGACTGCCGCCAGTTGATGGCGCTGTACCAGGATCGCAGCCGCGCCAGCCATGACGTGCGCGAGATCGCCGCCGCGCATGTGACGGCAATCGAGGAGAAGGTGCGCGAATTACAGTCGATGCGCTCGACCCTGCAGAAGCTGATCCATGCCTGCCACGGTGACGACAGGCCGGACTGCCCGATCCTTGACGATATTGCAGGGGCGTCCTCGCCAGGTGATGAAGTCGTTCCCGCACAGATGTGA
- the nhaA gene encoding Na+/H+ antiporter NhaA, producing the protein MQDQKPRPISIFREFVASEAAGGIVLMAAAALALVVANSPLAETYFDALHAYLGPLSVSHWINDGLMAVFFLLVGLEIKREMLDGQLSTWPRRALPGIAAAGGMLVPALVYVAINRDNPAALSGWAIPTATDIAFALGVLSLLGSRVPGSLKVFLTALAIIDDLGAVIIIAVFYTSGLSLAYLGAAFAVIALLIGLNRMKVLTLLPYLLLGVVLWVLVLKSGVHATLAGVALALTIPLKITPGISRDSEDSPLHQLEHGLHRIVAFVVVPIFGFANAGVPFAGLSAATLVEPLTLGVAAGLVAGKLVGVFGSSALAIRLGLADLPVNAGWLHMVGISLLCGIGFTMSLFIGLLAFASNVELQDAVKVGILAGSFIAAILGAAVLLMAPAANGADEDEE; encoded by the coding sequence ATGCAGGACCAGAAGCCGCGGCCGATCTCCATTTTTCGCGAATTCGTCGCCAGCGAGGCGGCAGGCGGCATCGTCCTGATGGCAGCCGCGGCATTGGCGCTGGTCGTCGCCAATTCGCCGCTGGCCGAAACCTATTTCGACGCCCTTCACGCCTATCTGGGACCGCTCAGCGTATCGCACTGGATCAATGACGGCCTGATGGCCGTGTTCTTCCTGCTGGTCGGCCTCGAGATCAAGCGCGAGATGCTGGACGGCCAGCTCTCGACCTGGCCCCGCCGCGCCCTGCCCGGCATCGCCGCTGCCGGCGGCATGCTGGTGCCGGCGCTTGTCTATGTCGCCATCAACCGCGACAATCCAGCCGCCCTGTCCGGTTGGGCGATCCCGACCGCCACCGACATCGCCTTTGCGCTTGGCGTGCTGTCACTGCTCGGCAGCCGCGTGCCGGGGTCGCTGAAGGTCTTCCTCACCGCGCTCGCCATCATCGACGACCTTGGCGCCGTCATCATCATTGCGGTGTTCTACACGAGCGGCCTGTCGCTCGCCTATCTCGGCGCTGCCTTCGCGGTCATCGCTCTGCTAATCGGGCTCAACCGCATGAAGGTGCTGACGCTGCTGCCCTATCTCCTGCTTGGTGTCGTCCTATGGGTCCTGGTGCTGAAATCGGGCGTCCATGCCACGCTCGCCGGCGTGGCGCTGGCCCTGACCATACCTTTGAAAATCACCCCGGGCATCAGCCGGGATTCAGAGGATTCCCCGCTGCACCAGCTCGAGCACGGCTTGCACAGAATAGTGGCCTTCGTCGTCGTCCCGATCTTCGGCTTTGCCAATGCCGGCGTCCCGTTCGCCGGCCTCAGCGCAGCCACCCTGGTCGAGCCGCTGACACTGGGCGTCGCCGCCGGCCTCGTCGCCGGCAAGCTGGTCGGCGTGTTCGGTTCTTCCGCGCTGGCCATCCGGCTCGGCCTCGCCGATCTGCCCGTCAATGCCGGCTGGCTGCATATGGTCGGCATTTCGCTGCTCTGCGGCATCGGTTTCACCATGAGCCTGTTCATCGGCCTGCTCGCCTTCGCCAGCAATGTCGAGCTGCAGGACGCTGTGAAAGTCGGCATCCTCGCCGGCTCCTTCATCGCCGCCATCCTCGGCGCCGCCGTGCTGCTGATGGCGCCGGCGGCGAATGGGGCGGACGAGGACGAAGAGTAG
- a CDS encoding carbohydrate ABC transporter permease — MLNRTADSVARATPEPLARKVRGISDKGLAWLFISPTILLLLAINIFPLFWAIYLSFTNYRANRPNEVVRNVGLANYKRILGDQDIWIAMQTTAHFVFWTILLQTLIGFTLAWLIDRKFRGHAFWTTIILVPMMLSPAVVGNFWRFLYEPQIGLFAYAISFVTGIPATQIGMLSNVSLAPWSIVIVDTWMWTPYVMLICLAGLRSIPEYIYEAAEVDRASNWRQFWSITLPMALPFIMLAVLFRGIENFKMFDMVNLLTGGGPGSTTEVASITLKRQAFESWRTGYSSAFAIILFVAVFGLANIYVKALNKVKQR; from the coding sequence ATGCTCAATCGGACTGCGGACAGCGTTGCCCGGGCTACGCCTGAGCCGTTGGCCCGCAAGGTCCGAGGCATCAGCGACAAGGGCCTCGCCTGGCTGTTCATCTCACCGACGATCCTGTTGCTGCTCGCCATCAACATCTTCCCGCTGTTCTGGGCGATCTATCTGTCCTTCACCAACTACCGCGCCAATCGTCCCAACGAGGTGGTCAGGAATGTCGGCCTGGCCAATTACAAGCGCATCCTCGGCGACCAGGACATCTGGATCGCCATGCAGACGACGGCGCATTTCGTGTTCTGGACCATCCTGCTGCAGACCCTGATCGGCTTCACGCTGGCCTGGCTGATCGACCGAAAATTTCGCGGCCACGCCTTCTGGACGACCATCATTCTGGTGCCGATGATGCTGTCGCCGGCAGTGGTTGGCAATTTCTGGCGCTTCCTCTACGAGCCACAGATCGGGCTGTTCGCCTACGCCATCTCGTTCGTCACCGGCATCCCGGCAACGCAGATCGGCATGCTCTCCAACGTGTCGCTGGCGCCGTGGTCGATCGTCATCGTCGACACCTGGATGTGGACGCCTTACGTGATGCTGATCTGTCTCGCCGGCCTGCGCTCGATCCCCGAATACATCTACGAGGCAGCCGAGGTCGACCGCGCCTCCAATTGGCGGCAGTTCTGGTCGATCACGCTGCCGATGGCGCTGCCGTTCATCATGCTGGCGGTGCTGTTCCGCGGCATCGAGAATTTTAAGATGTTCGACATGGTCAACCTGCTGACCGGCGGCGGACCGGGATCGACCACCGAGGTCGCTTCGATCACGCTGAAGCGGCAGGCCTTCGAAAGCTGGCGGACCGGCTATTCCTCGGCCTTCGCCATCATCCTATTCGTTGCGGTGTTCGGGCTGGCCAACATCTATGTCAAGGCGCTCAACAAGGTGAAGCAGAGATGA
- a CDS encoding ActR/PrrA/RegA family redox response regulator transcription factor: MNGDETIGAMVEGEDTSLLIVDDDRPFLTRLARAMESRGFVVETAESVEEAVAKARANPPAYAVVDMRLADGNGLDVVAAIREKRDDARAVILTGYGNIATAVTAVKLGAIDYLSKPADADEVFAALTRTAGERAAPPENPMSADRVRWEHIQRVYEMCDRNVSETARRLNMHRRTLQRILAKRAPR, from the coding sequence ATGAACGGCGACGAAACGATTGGCGCAATGGTTGAGGGCGAGGACACCTCGCTGCTGATCGTCGACGACGACAGGCCGTTCCTCACGCGCCTTGCCCGCGCCATGGAAAGCAGGGGTTTCGTGGTCGAGACGGCCGAGAGTGTCGAGGAGGCGGTAGCCAAGGCGCGCGCCAATCCGCCAGCCTACGCGGTGGTCGACATGCGGCTCGCCGACGGCAACGGCCTCGACGTCGTCGCCGCCATCCGCGAGAAGCGCGACGACGCCCGCGCCGTCATCCTCACCGGCTATGGCAACATCGCCACCGCGGTTACGGCGGTGAAGCTGGGAGCCATCGACTATCTGTCGAAACCGGCCGATGCCGACGAGGTTTTCGCGGCTCTTACCCGCACTGCGGGCGAACGCGCCGCACCGCCTGAAAACCCGATGTCGGCCGACCGCGTGCGCTGGGAACACATCCAGCGCGTCTACGAAATGTGCGACCGCAACGTCTCCGAGACGGCGCGCCGGCTCAACATGCATCGCCGCACGCTGCAGCGGATACTCGCCAAACGCGCGCCGCGCTAA
- a CDS encoding L,D-transpeptidase, whose protein sequence is MRMKSFAIVAALALSTAIAGCSTIGSQIFTNNYGPMTDAGYKLPRIPIEKVPFKYRRQVVSYDTGEKPGTIVVDTQNKFLYYVMGGGEAMRYGIGVGREGFEWRGTARIAAKREWPTWTPPSAMIKRQPELAKFAGGMDPGLTNPLGARALYLFNKGGDSGYRLHGSPEWNSIGKAMSSGCIRLMNQDIIDLYDRTSVGAKVIVL, encoded by the coding sequence ATGCGCATGAAGTCATTCGCAATCGTCGCCGCACTAGCGCTGTCGACGGCAATTGCTGGTTGCAGCACCATCGGCTCGCAGATCTTCACCAACAACTATGGCCCGATGACCGATGCAGGTTATAAACTGCCGCGCATTCCGATCGAAAAGGTGCCATTCAAGTACCGCCGGCAGGTGGTGAGCTACGACACCGGTGAAAAGCCGGGCACCATCGTCGTCGATACCCAGAACAAGTTTCTCTACTACGTCATGGGCGGCGGCGAGGCGATGCGTTACGGCATCGGCGTCGGTCGCGAGGGTTTTGAATGGCGCGGCACCGCCCGCATCGCGGCGAAGCGCGAATGGCCGACCTGGACGCCGCCTTCGGCGATGATCAAGCGCCAGCCGGAACTCGCCAAATTTGCTGGCGGAATGGATCCCGGATTGACCAACCCACTCGGCGCGCGCGCCCTGTATCTGTTCAACAAGGGCGGCGATTCAGGCTACCGCCTGCATGGCAGCCCGGAGTGGAACTCGATCGGCAAGGCGATGTCGTCGGGCTGCATCCGGCTGATGAACCAGGACATCATCGACCTTTACGACCGCACCTCCGTCGGCGCCAAGGTCATCGTTCTCTAA
- a CDS encoding MmcB family DNA repair protein: MPIISPIPLNPLIDGRQSERAMLVRRGVQRLLREMGAHVLPELSLATGRRADLVALTRQGDIWIIEIKSSIEDFRIDRKWPDYRLHSDRFFFATHPGVPSEIFPQECGFILSDGYGAEILRDAPEHRMAAATRKALMLRIARAGAARLLAAELAGVAVPALEGESE; this comes from the coding sequence ATGCCAATCATCTCACCGATTCCTCTCAATCCGCTGATCGACGGCCGCCAGTCTGAGCGCGCCATGCTGGTCAGGCGCGGCGTGCAGCGGCTGCTCAGGGAGATGGGCGCGCATGTGCTGCCGGAACTGTCACTGGCGACCGGGCGCCGCGCCGACCTCGTCGCGCTGACCCGCCAGGGCGACATCTGGATCATCGAGATCAAGTCCTCGATCGAGGATTTCAGGATCGACCGCAAATGGCCGGATTATCGCCTGCACTCCGACCGGTTCTTCTTTGCCACTCATCCCGGCGTACCCTCGGAAATTTTTCCGCAGGAATGCGGTTTTATCCTTTCCGACGGCTACGGTGCCGAAATCCTGCGCGATGCGCCCGAGCACCGCATGGCGGCGGCGACGCGCAAGGCGCTGATGCTGAGGATCGCACGGGCCGGCGCAGCGCGGCTGCTGGCGGCTGAACTCGCCGGTGTGGCGGTGCCGGCGCTGGAGGGCGAGAGCGAATAG
- a CDS encoding NifU family protein has product MFIQTESTPNPATLKFLPGKEVLVEGTADFRDADSAAAASPLAGRLFEIPGVTGVFFGYDFVTVTKDGPDWQHLKPAILGAIMEHFMSGAPVMARAGPAAETSQTGEFYDKADEELVITIKELLDTRVRPAVAQDGGDITFRGFENGTVFLHMKGACAGCPSSTATLKHGIQNLLRHFVPEVQQVEQVS; this is encoded by the coding sequence ATGTTCATCCAGACCGAATCGACGCCAAATCCGGCGACATTGAAGTTCCTGCCCGGCAAGGAAGTGCTCGTAGAAGGCACTGCCGATTTCCGCGATGCCGACAGCGCTGCCGCGGCTTCGCCGCTGGCCGGCCGGCTGTTCGAGATCCCCGGCGTCACCGGCGTCTTCTTCGGCTATGATTTCGTCACCGTGACCAAGGACGGCCCCGACTGGCAGCATCTGAAGCCGGCGATCCTCGGCGCCATCATGGAACATTTCATGTCCGGCGCTCCTGTCATGGCCAGGGCCGGCCCCGCCGCCGAAACCAGCCAGACCGGCGAATTCTACGACAAGGCCGACGAGGAACTGGTCATCACCATCAAGGAACTGCTCGACACACGGGTGCGCCCGGCCGTCGCCCAGGACGGTGGCGACATCACCTTCCGCGGCTTCGAGAACGGCACCGTGTTCCTGCACATGAAGGGCGCCTGCGCTGGCTGCCCGTCATCGACGGCGACGTTGAAGCACGGCATCCAGAACCTGCTCCGGCATTTTGTGCCCGAGGTGCAACAGGTCGAACAGGTCTCTTGA
- a CDS encoding ActS/PrrB/RegB family redox-sensitive histidine kinase, protein MINILRAPDFQQSQRLRLNTLIRLRWLAIVGQSLAVLVVAYGLKFPLPVSLCFALIACSAWMNLLLTFRYPAAHRLTPLQAFAILTIDSLQLAGLLYLTGGLTNPFSVLVTVPVVISATSLPLRLTAILGALVMVAASLLVFFHLPLPWYEGAPLEMPFIYVAGMWMAVFSSVAFTAIYAFRVAEEARLLANALAATELVLQREQHLSALDGLAAAAAHELGTPLATITLVAKEMEKALRNDPKYGEDVTLLRSQSERCREILKRLTSLSSEGEAHLSRLPLTSLVEEMTAPHRDFGISIKLRPGERIGPEPVGRRNPGVIYGLGNLVENAVDFARKSVTVRWSWNEATVTFSITDDGPGFPPEIIDRIGEPYMSTRQGTEAGGGLGLGLFIAKTLLERSGATLDFRNSNEPGEGAVVRISWPRSVFLNPESASATMFDTA, encoded by the coding sequence ATGATAAACATCCTGCGGGCGCCCGACTTCCAGCAAAGCCAGCGGCTGCGCCTCAACACGCTGATCAGGCTGCGCTGGCTTGCCATTGTCGGCCAGAGCCTGGCGGTTCTTGTCGTTGCCTACGGGCTGAAATTCCCGCTGCCGGTGAGTCTCTGTTTCGCGCTGATCGCCTGTTCGGCCTGGATGAACCTGTTGCTGACCTTCCGGTATCCGGCGGCGCATCGGCTGACCCCGTTGCAGGCTTTCGCCATCCTGACCATCGACAGCCTGCAGCTTGCCGGTCTGCTCTACCTGACCGGCGGCCTCACCAACCCATTTTCGGTGCTGGTCACCGTGCCCGTGGTCATCTCGGCGACGTCGCTGCCGCTGCGCCTGACCGCCATCCTCGGCGCGCTGGTGATGGTGGCGGCGAGCCTGCTGGTGTTCTTCCATCTGCCGCTGCCCTGGTACGAGGGCGCGCCGCTGGAGATGCCGTTCATTTACGTCGCCGGCATGTGGATGGCGGTGTTTTCCTCGGTCGCCTTCACCGCGATCTACGCCTTCCGCGTCGCCGAGGAAGCCCGGCTGCTCGCCAACGCGCTTGCCGCCACCGAACTGGTGCTGCAGCGCGAGCAGCATTTGTCGGCGCTGGACGGCCTTGCCGCCGCCGCCGCGCATGAGCTCGGCACGCCGCTCGCCACCATCACGCTGGTTGCCAAGGAGATGGAGAAGGCGCTCCGCAACGATCCGAAATACGGCGAGGACGTGACGCTGCTACGCTCGCAGAGCGAGCGTTGCCGCGAGATCCTCAAACGCCTCACCAGCCTGTCCTCCGAGGGCGAGGCGCATCTCTCCCGCCTGCCGCTGACCTCGCTGGTCGAGGAGATGACGGCCCCGCACCGTGATTTCGGCATCTCGATCAAGCTTCGCCCCGGCGAGCGCATCGGCCCCGAGCCGGTGGGACGGCGCAATCCCGGCGTCATCTACGGCCTCGGCAATCTGGTCGAGAACGCCGTCGATTTTGCCCGCAAGAGCGTCACCGTGCGCTGGAGCTGGAACGAGGCCACGGTCACCTTCTCGATCACCGACGATGGGCCGGGCTTTCCTCCCGAGATCATCGATCGCATCGGCGAGCCCTATATGTCGACGCGCCAGGGCACCGAGGCCGGCGGCGGGCTGGGACTGGGGCTGTTCATCGCCAAAACCCTGCTTGAGCGCTCGGGCGCCACGCTCGATTTCCGCAATTCAAACGAGCCGGGCGAGGGCGCCGTCGTGCGGATATCGTGGCCGCGCAGCGTCTTCCTCAATCCTGAATCGGCTTCGGCCACCATGTTTGACACGGCTTGA
- the hrpB gene encoding ATP-dependent helicase HrpB produces MTRKSLPELPVSAVLPALAEALGHGNSAVLVAPPGAGKTTLVPLALLDAAWLGKGKIIVLEPRRLAARAAARRMAELLGEQPGETVGYAMRMENRTSARTRILVVTEGVLSRMILDDPELHDVSAVFFDEFHERSLDGDFGLALALDVQGALRPDLRLLVMSATLDGARVARLLSSAPVVESEGRAFPVDIRYDERPAGIAIEDAMAKAIRAALAEESGSVLAFLPGQREIERTAERLQGRVSADTDIVPLYGMLDNKAQDAAIKPAPSGRRKVVLATSIAETSITIDGVRVVIDSGLSRLPRYEPASGLTRLETVRVSKASADQRAGRAGRTQPGVAVRLWRAEQTAALPAFTPPEILEADLSGLLLDCAAFGVADPSSLSFLDPPPAPALSEARALLRALDAIDEAGRLTQSGAAMRWLALPVRLAHMVAEAASTGQAFEAAMLAVLLTERGLGGEGADLERRLMRFRSERSPRATAARQLAERLALPSPSRGGSASEPSAAKRGRRGGVADGVPDMTPPRSASRMDVPGRATGLARPSDPLKGEGSAAGALLIHAWPDRVAKARGERGRFVLANGSGAILDAADPLAGQTWLVVADLQGKAQNARITAAAAIDEADIRASLAQKIETNRETSFDRDRRAVRVRETVRLGAITLSERMLPAPAGAAADRAILDALRQHGLSLLPWGKEAETLRQRLGWLYRGLGVPWPDVSDAALIDRLDDWLLPFLSGAASFAAIDPGVLSTGLMALVPHDLQRRIEALAPTHFDAPSGSRVPIRYDGEWPVLAIRVQELFGLDRHPAIANGSVPLTLELLSPAHRPIQTTRDLPGFWRGSWADVRAEMRGRYPRHVWPENPLLATATSRAKPRGS; encoded by the coding sequence ATGACCAGAAAATCCTTGCCAGAGCTTCCGGTCTCCGCCGTGCTGCCGGCGCTCGCTGAAGCGCTCGGCCATGGCAACAGTGCCGTGCTGGTGGCGCCGCCCGGCGCCGGCAAGACGACGCTGGTGCCGCTGGCGTTGCTCGATGCAGCATGGCTCGGCAAGGGGAAGATTATTGTGCTCGAGCCGCGCCGGCTCGCTGCCCGCGCTGCCGCCCGCCGCATGGCTGAACTGCTCGGCGAGCAGCCCGGCGAAACGGTCGGCTATGCCATGCGGATGGAGAACCGCACTTCTGCGAGGACCAGGATCCTCGTCGTCACCGAAGGCGTGCTGTCGCGGATGATCCTCGACGATCCGGAGTTGCACGATGTCTCGGCGGTCTTCTTCGACGAGTTCCACGAGCGCTCGCTCGACGGCGATTTTGGTCTGGCGCTGGCGCTCGATGTGCAAGGTGCGCTGAGGCCCGATCTGCGATTGCTGGTCATGTCGGCGACGCTCGACGGCGCGCGCGTCGCGCGGCTGCTTTCCAGCGCCCCCGTGGTCGAGAGCGAGGGCCGCGCCTTTCCTGTCGACATCCGCTACGACGAGCGGCCGGCCGGCATCGCCATCGAGGACGCCATGGCCAAGGCGATCCGCGCGGCCCTTGCCGAGGAGAGCGGCAGCGTGCTCGCCTTCCTGCCCGGCCAACGCGAGATCGAACGCACTGCCGAGCGGCTGCAAGGCCGCGTCAGCGCCGACACCGACATCGTGCCGCTCTATGGCATGCTCGATAACAAGGCGCAGGACGCCGCCATCAAGCCGGCGCCGTCCGGCCGCCGCAAGGTGGTGCTGGCGACCTCGATCGCCGAGACCTCGATTACCATCGACGGCGTGCGCGTCGTCATCGATTCCGGCTTGTCGCGCCTGCCGCGCTACGAGCCGGCCAGCGGCCTGACGCGGCTGGAGACGGTGCGGGTCAGCAAAGCCTCCGCCGACCAGCGCGCCGGCCGCGCTGGCCGCACGCAGCCGGGCGTCGCCGTCCGGCTGTGGCGGGCCGAGCAGACTGCGGCACTTCCCGCCTTCACGCCGCCGGAAATCCTCGAGGCTGACCTTTCCGGACTTCTGCTCGATTGCGCCGCCTTCGGTGTCGCCGACCCGTCGAGCCTCTCCTTTCTCGACCCGCCGCCGGCCCCGGCACTCAGTGAGGCAAGGGCGCTGCTTCGTGCGCTCGACGCCATTGACGAGGCAGGGCGCCTGACGCAATCGGGTGCTGCGATGCGCTGGCTGGCACTGCCGGTACGGCTGGCTCACATGGTCGCCGAGGCGGCAAGCACCGGCCAGGCGTTCGAGGCGGCCATGCTTGCCGTGCTGCTCACCGAGCGTGGCCTGGGCGGCGAAGGCGCCGACCTCGAACGGCGGCTGATGCGGTTCCGATCCGAAAGATCGCCGCGCGCCACCGCCGCGCGGCAACTCGCCGAACGGCTGGCCTTACCCTCCCCCTCGAGGGGAGGGTCGGCGAGCGAGCCGAGCGCAGCGAAGCGAGGGAGACGGGGTGGGGTCGCCGATGGCGTGCCCGACATGACCCCACCCCGCTCCGCTTCGCGGATGGACGTGCCGGGGCGAGCCACGGGTCTCGCCCGTCCTTCGGACCCCCTCAAGGGGGAGGGTAGCGCCGCCGGCGCTCTCCTCATTCATGCCTGGCCGGACCGCGTCGCCAAGGCGCGCGGCGAGCGCGGCCGTTTCGTGCTGGCCAACGGTTCGGGCGCCATACTCGACGCCGCCGACCCGTTGGCGGGCCAAACCTGGCTCGTCGTCGCCGATCTGCAGGGCAAGGCGCAGAACGCCCGCATTACCGCAGCGGCGGCGATAGACGAGGCCGACATTCGCGCTTCGCTTGCGCAAAAAATCGAGACAAACCGCGAAACCAGTTTCGACCGCGACCGGCGCGCGGTGCGCGTGCGTGAAACCGTTCGCCTCGGCGCCATCACCCTGTCCGAACGCATGCTGCCGGCGCCGGCCGGCGCCGCCGCCGATCGCGCCATCCTCGACGCCTTGCGCCAACACGGGCTGTCGCTGTTGCCATGGGGCAAAGAGGCGGAAACGCTGCGCCAACGGCTCGGCTGGCTGTATCGCGGTCTTGGCGTGCCCTGGCCAGATGTTTCCGACGCGGCGCTCATCGACCGCCTCGACGACTGGCTGCTGCCCTTCCTTTCCGGCGCGGCGTCCTTTGCCGCGATCGATCCGGGCGTGCTTTCGACGGGCCTGATGGCATTGGTGCCGCACGATCTGCAGCGCCGGATCGAGGCGCTGGCGCCGACCCATTTCGACGCTCCGTCCGGCAGCCGGGTGCCGATCCGCTATGACGGTGAATGGCCGGTGCTGGCGATCCGCGTCCAGGAGCTGTTCGGTCTCGACCGGCATCCGGCAATCGCCAACGGCAGCGTGCCGCTGACGCTCGAGCTATTGTCGCCGGCGCACCGGCCGATCCAGACGACGCGTGACCTGCCCGGTTTCTGGCGCGGCTCCTGGGCCGATGTGCGGGCCGAGATGCGTGGTCGCTATCCCCGGCATGTCTGGCCGGAGAACCCGCTTCTCGCCACCGCCACCAGCCGCGCCAAACCGCGGGGGAGCTAG
- a CDS encoding ABC transporter substrate-binding protein — MKSTLKLTLGLTSAMFASTAVSNVAQAEDLTLCWAAWDPANALVELSKDFTKETGIGMKFEFVPWTNYADRFLNELNSKGKLCDLIIGDSQWIGGSAENGHYVKLNDFFDKEKISMDDFVPATVVGYSEWPKNSPNYWALPAMGDVVGWTYRKDWFSKPELQKEFKEKYGWDLAAPTTFDQLKQIAEFFQKREVDGKTVYGASIYTERGSEGITMGAMDVLYSFGFNYENPDKPYEMDGFVNSDKSANGLEFYKALYDCCTPPGASNSYMGEGVDAFKSGQVAMHMNFAFTWPGLQKDENVGGDRIGYFANPKGPDGNQFAQLGGQGISVVSYSDKQEAALKYIKWFANKDVQAKWWSLGGFSCLNAVVKDPGFPASQPYAQTFLDSMAIVKDFWAEPSYAPLLQASQKRFHDYVVAGQGSAKDALDGLVKDWTEVFQDDGKM; from the coding sequence ATGAAATCGACCTTGAAACTGACGTTGGGACTGACCTCGGCGATGTTTGCGTCGACCGCCGTTTCGAACGTCGCGCAGGCGGAAGATCTGACGCTTTGCTGGGCAGCTTGGGACCCGGCCAACGCGCTCGTCGAATTGTCCAAGGATTTTACCAAGGAAACCGGCATCGGCATGAAATTCGAATTCGTGCCGTGGACCAATTATGCTGATCGTTTCCTCAACGAACTTAATTCCAAGGGCAAGCTGTGCGACCTGATCATCGGTGACAGCCAGTGGATCGGCGGCTCGGCCGAGAACGGCCACTACGTCAAGCTGAACGACTTCTTCGACAAGGAGAAGATCAGCATGGACGACTTCGTGCCGGCGACCGTCGTCGGCTACTCCGAATGGCCGAAGAACTCGCCGAATTACTGGGCGTTGCCGGCCATGGGCGATGTCGTCGGCTGGACCTATCGCAAGGACTGGTTCTCCAAGCCGGAACTGCAGAAGGAGTTCAAGGAAAAGTACGGCTGGGATCTCGCAGCGCCGACGACCTTCGACCAGTTGAAGCAGATCGCCGAGTTCTTCCAGAAGCGCGAGGTCGACGGCAAGACAGTCTATGGCGCGTCGATCTACACCGAGCGCGGCTCCGAAGGCATCACCATGGGCGCCATGGACGTGCTCTACAGCTTCGGCTTCAATTATGAAAATCCCGACAAGCCCTACGAGATGGACGGCTTCGTCAACTCCGACAAATCGGCGAACGGCCTGGAGTTCTATAAGGCGCTCTATGACTGCTGCACGCCTCCCGGGGCTTCGAACAGCTACATGGGCGAAGGCGTCGATGCCTTCAAATCCGGCCAGGTGGCGATGCACATGAACTTCGCCTTTACCTGGCCAGGCCTGCAGAAGGACGAAAATGTCGGTGGCGACAGGATTGGTTATTTCGCCAATCCCAAGGGTCCTGACGGCAATCAGTTCGCCCAGCTTGGCGGCCAGGGCATCTCGGTGGTCTCCTATTCGGACAAGCAGGAGGCCGCGCTCAAATACATAAAATGGTTCGCCAACAAGGACGTGCAGGCCAAATGGTGGTCGCTCGGCGGCTTTTCCTGCCTCAACGCGGTCGTCAAGGATCCAGGCTTCCCGGCCAGCCAGCCTTACGCGCAGACCTTCCTCGACTCCATGGCCATCGTGAAGGATTTTTGGGCAGAGCCCAGCTATGCGCCGCTGCTGCAGGCGTCGCAGAAGCGCTTCCATGACTATGTTGTCGCCGGCCAGGGGTCGGCCAAGGATGCACTTGATGGCCTGGTCAAGGACTGGACCGAGGTGTTCCAGGACGATGGCAAGATGTAA